Proteins co-encoded in one Hemibagrus wyckioides isolate EC202008001 linkage group LG26, SWU_Hwy_1.0, whole genome shotgun sequence genomic window:
- the LOC131347266 gene encoding UDP-glucuronosyltransferase 2C1-like, whose protein sequence is MNGLKMQSSGLVLLSLLVASVYTGKILVFPVDGSHWINMKILIEALHTKGHNITVIRSSDSWYIEETSPLYTSITLGKSALFEQDFIWNTVGRYLEIMREGSTWARLKLEKEMWDTVGELVEREKKMLISMTGDQELIQSLRDAKYDVFLTDPAFMSGVVVGHYLHLPIIFNVRWTVHHEGHFAIAPSPLSYVPLPMLELSDHMSFFERVVNVVMYVVTELQINYFIISQYNDVCNQLLGPGVNYFELIQAADLWLFRVDFVFEFPRPTMPNVIYMGGFHCKPSKPLPQHLEDFVQSSGDHGVIVMSLGTMVGQLPHDVANLIAEAFAELPQKVIWRYKGERPSTVGNNTLIMDWMPQNDLLGHPKTRVFVAHGGTNGIQEAIYHGVPIIGFGLVWDQPDNLAKMRVKGVAKNVNFATVDKDSFLLTLKEVLHDPSYRENMQRLSRLHRDVPIKPLDNAVFWIEYLMRHGGAAHLRTESYKMPWYSYHSVDVVLFLLSVLSFIVFTTFIIIRHVCCRRGIKKKKTINKLVTIMAELTVTQ, encoded by the coding sequence ATGAATGGACTAAAAATGCAAAGCTCTGGCCTGGTCTTGCTCAGCCTGCTGGTAGCCTCAGTCTATACTGGGAAGATACTGGTCTTCCCTGTGGATGGCAGCCACTGGATCAATATGAAAATCTTGATTGAGGCTCTTCATACCAAAGGTCACAACATTACAGTCATACGATCTTCAGACAGCTGGTACATTGAAGAAACATCTCCACTCTACACTTCCATCACTTTAGGAAAGTCGGCCCTTTTTGAGCAAGATTTTATCTGGAATACTGTGGGCAGGTACTTGGAAATTATGAGAGAAGGTTCCACATGGGCTCGTTTAAAACTCGAGAAGGAGATGTGGGACACAGTGGGTGAACTggtggaaagagagaaaaaaatgttgatCAGCATGACTGGAGACCAGGAACTGATCCAGTCTTTAAGAGATGCCAAATATGATGTGTTTCTTACTGACCCCGCCTTTATGAGTGGTGTTGTTGTAGGTCATTATCTCCACCTGCCTATTATCTTCAATGTTCGCTGGACTGTACATCATGAGGGACATTTTGCAATCGCTCCATCACCACTTTCTTATGTTCCTCTGCCAATGTTAGAGCTGTCAGACCACATGAGCTTTTTTGAGAGAGTGGTGAACGTGGTCATGTACGTGGTAACTGAATTAcagattaattattttataatttcacAATACAATGATGTGTGTAATCAGCTACTTGGTCCAGGAGTAAACTATTTTGAATTAATACAAGCAGCAGATTTGTGGCTGTTCAGAGTTGATTTTGTCTTTGAATTTCCACGTCCTACCATGCCAAACGTCATCTACATGGGTGGTTTCCACTGCAAACCATCCAAACCTCTTCCACAGCATCTCGAGGACTTTGTCCAGAGCTCAGGTGACCACGGTGTCATTGTCATGTCTCTGGGAACGATGGTTGGTCAGCTTCCTCATGATGTAGCCAATTTAATAGCTGAGGCTTTTGCAGAACTTCCACAAAAAGTTATCTGGAGATATAAAGGGGAAAGACCTTCCACAGTAGGGAACAATACCTTAATAATGGACTGGATGCCCCAAAATGATCTCCTTGGCCACCCTAAGACCAGAGTGTTTGTGGCTCATGGTGGAACCAATGGAATTCAGGAAGCTATCTATCATGGAGTTCCTATCATTGGTTTTGGACTCGTCTGGGATCAGCCTGACAATCTTGCAAAAATGAGGGTGAAGGGAGTGGCCAAGAATGTGAACTTTGCAACTGTGGACAAGGACTCCTTCCTTTTAACCTTGAAAGAAGTTCTCCATGACCCTTCATACCGGGAAAATATGCAGAGACTCTCCAGACTCCACAGAGATGTCCCAATAAAACCATTAGACAATGCTGTGTTCTGGATCGAGTATCTGATGAGGCATGGAGGTGCAGCTCACCTACGAACAGAGTCCTACAAAATGCCCTGGTATTCTTACCACTCTGTAGATGTTGTACTGTTCCTGCTGTCTGTTCTCTCATTTATTGTCTTCACTACATTTATAATCATCAGACATGTCTGCTGTAGGCGGGgcatcaagaaaaaaaaaacaataaacaaattgGTAACCATTATGGCTGAGTTAACAGTCACTCAGTAG